One Pyrococcus furiosus DSM 3638 genomic window, ACTTCTTGGCGTAATTCCCAGGGGAAGCAGGATGAGAGTGTCTGCATGGAAATTTTTCACAACCTTAGCTCCTGCAAGAAAGAAGAAAGCTGGAAAAACATTCTTCCATCCCAGAGAATAGAAAGGGATTGCAAGGATTGATGCTACTCCCAGGAAATGAAGGATTCCAAAGTAGATTGTCCCTTTGTCAAGTACAATGTGGGTTGTTAGCGTTATCAGCACTCCCAGACCAAAGAGCTTTACAAACCTCATAATGTCCCTTTTTATTTCTCTTCCTCTTGAGTGGCTTATCCATAGGGAAAGCCCAGAGATGGAGACAAACAGTGAAGCCGTTGCATATGCAAATACTTTCCAGAATGTCTTGTATTCGGAATATCCTAGGAAAAATTGTAGATCAGTAACGAAATTAGAGATTAGCATCATCGTCAGCGCAATCCCCCTAGCAAAATCTATCTCCCAAAATCGCCCCTTCTTTCTGGGATCTGTCCGTCGTGAGTTTTTATGAGTGAGTGTGAGTAAATCTTCGTCCATTCAAATCAACCCTCACGACGGACTTGGGTTTCATCACGTTCAGCCCCCCTCCGGGTTCATTGGGGGCAAATCATCACGCTCAACCCCGCTCAGGTGTTCTAACGGTTATGATTTTTCCTTCCCTGCCCCATTTCTGGATTGTTTTTGAGACACCAAGTACTTCACTAGCTTACTTTATCATGTAGAGCATCTCTTCCACTATAATGCATTCATATTTATTCACAAAAATATTTTAAGCTTTCGCTTAGGAAGAACTGTTAAGCGGGGCTTTTTTATAGATCTTCAACGCTGGGCTCCACGGGATTGAAGCTCACCGGGGGATCTGCATAAGCTTTTTTCGCCATCTCAGCGGTGTTGAACCCAATTTCCTTTGCTATCTCAATGTATTTCTTCCTTGCGTAGTCGCTTTTCATGTTGAACTCAATCACATAGGGTAAGAAGATGGCATTGAGCAACTCATGGGGAGCTATCTAAACGATATAAATATCCAAGCACTTTTGACAGCTGCTCTGCTCTTGGAGGAGAGCTTTAAAGTTGAAGTTGATCCGGTAAACCTAGTTGCTGATGAGCTCATCGGGATTAACATAGCTGAGTATATAGGGGGAAAGATAGCCCTCTTTAACTTCTTTTACTATGACACAAAAAAGCCCGGGATTTTAAAGGAGCTCCCTCCTTTCCTGGACGATGCAATTGGGGATTCATTGCAGGATGCATGACAATAGTTTTCGAGCTCACTTCATCCGGGACTCCCAACGAAGGAAGAGGAATAACAATCTAATCTTCCCTGAACTCGATGGTAAGAATCAATACCAAGCACAAAACCAGCCAGAACACCAATGATGCCATAGACAAATTCTCATATTGCGGATGGTCATATGCTATCAGGTGGGAAGCACTGACGGTGGGTATAAGGAGGAGAACATAGCGTAGTTTCTCGGGTGCGAGAGTTATGGGGTAATAAACCGGAAGAAAAACCGTTAGTATGGTTGTTAAAACCGTTGACAGCCTCATAACCGTAAGGGGTTCCCTCATTTTGACACCCATGTACATTCCAATGGTCGTGCTCCATATCCACAGAGAAACCACACCGAAGGCTACATATTTTATGTGAGAAAGCCCAAACTTTGCAAGGAGGGTGAGAATGAGTATTGCCAAGTAGGGCGTAGCCGGCAAACTCATGCCTATCGATATTCCGAGCATCTTCTCTGCTGAGTTTCCAGGTAAAGACATCATTATATCGTAAAATTTTGAACGAACTTTCATCCCCACCAGCTCTATTGGAAGATCTGCCATCCCAACCCCGACGATGAAGCTGACGATGGCTCCTGCAATGGCGGATGAAAGAAATCTGCCCTCACTAATCACATAGACGATAAAAATAAACGAAAGTGGTTGTATGGCAAAACTTAAGATTGAGCTTTTGCTCTTCATTAATGCGTTCCCATAATACTCAATTATTGCCCAGAGGTTCATCTCAAATTCCCCACAAGGAATATATCTTCTATGGTCAGTTCCTCTCTTTTAAAAGGGATTCCAGTATCTTTTAGCTCCTCAATCACCTCTCTTTCCTCTGATTTTGACTTGGCATAGACGAAAGTGTTCTTCCCTGCCCTCCTTGTTGTATAGTCCTCCTTGGTAAACTCCCCAAAAACAACTATCTTCGAATGGAACTGTGATAGATACTGCCGTGCAATTTTCTCGGGTTTACCAAAAGCAACCACCCTTCCTTTTTTAAGGAGAAGCACGTTGTCGCATACGCTGGAAATTTCGTTCAAATAGTGGCTTGTTATTACTACGGTGGAGTTCTTGCTTTTTTCTCTCAATATTTCCCACAACTTCAGGCGATTTTCAACGTCGAGCCCCACAGTAGGCTCATCCAGATAGTAGATTTTAGCATCAGCCGACAAAATCATGGCGAGCAGAGTTTTCCTCACCATGCCACCCGAAAGCGTTGACATTATCTTATCGGCATAGTCAATGCCAAACTCCTCCACAGCCTTTCCAGCCCGAATCTTGGCATCTTTCCTTGAAAATCCACGCATCCTGAGGTAGTGGTAAATGTACTCGAAAGGCGTGAGGGTGTAAAAATGGGCCTTTGCCTCTTGGGGCAGAAGCGCAAAGAAGTTTTTAATTTCGCTTTTGCGGGAATTAACCTCATGACCGTACAGGAGTATTCTGCCCTTGTCCGGTTTAAGCAGTAAACTGAGAATTCTTATTAAGGTTGTTTTTCCCGCACCGTTCGGTCCAATAATCCCGAGAATGTTTCCTTCCTGCACTGAAAAAGTTAAAGAATCGAGGGCTTTGATTTCTCCATAGCTCTTGGTGAGATCTTCAACTGCTATTGCTTCCATTCTTTCCCCTCCAACTTGGGGATGTACAATTGGTTTAATGGGGAGCCTGGGATATCTTTTGTGCAATAATTATAAATTTTACTGTTGATACTCCGATATTGTCCAGGATAATCAGTAGGACGTTAGAGTTAGACTATCTTAAGTTAAGATTCCATAAAAAAGATTAAGACTGAACCCACCTAGTAAACAATGATTTCAGCCTTTATATTCCTCTCAACTTTTTCTGATTTTCTCAAGTAGTATTAGTGATTTAAATCGCCCCTACTGCTTATCCTGGCAGTATTCGTACATGGGGCAGACTTTTTAAGCTTTCTTGCAATTGGATTAATTAGCCAGGTGGTTGCATGAGAAACATCATCCCCTTCATGACAAGAGTCCCAATAAGGGGAAACTTCGAAAAAGCTAGGAATGAAATATGGGCCTTTCCTCTGCTTGCTACCCTTACCTCCTCTCTGCCCACTTTGATTTTATACCTTGACCTTCCTATGAAAAACATCTTAGCAATTCTCTCGCTTTACTCCATAATAGGCCTGCTCCACTTGGATGGACTAGCCGACTGGGCCGATGGAGTTATGGCTAAAGGAGACAGAAAAAAGAAGATTAAAACCATGAAAGATCTGAACACGTGTATAGCTGGAATTTTTGCTGTTGTAATGGTACTTTTTGTTCAGATATACTCTCTAAACTATCTCCCATTTTATGCAATATTTCTAGCTGAGCTGAACTCAAAGTATGCAATGCTCCTTGCTTTAGCCACCAAAAAACCACTTGGATCAGGATTAGGATGGTACTTTATGGAAAAGATGAACTAAAGGCAATTAACTGTTGGCACCTTGTTATGTTCAGTCCTCATCTTCCCTATAGGATTTTATAACCCAGAGGCCATTTTCAGTTGTTGGACTTTTGGTTAGTGCATACGTCATGAAGGTTAGTATAGACAATTTCGGAGGTTTAAATGGGGACCTCATTGGAGCAGTAGCGGAGATAACAAGAGCCGAAACACTTTTACTTATGGCTTTTGTATTTATGCTATTGGAATGAAACTGACGCATAAGTTTAAAAGTTTTCTGAACCAAATTCTATTCGGTGAGAATATGCAAGAGATCGAGAAGGTTCTCTCCAAACTTCCTCCTGAGCTTAAAAAGGAGGTTTTTGATTATGCAGAGTTCCTTCTTAAAAAATATCGTGAGAAAAAAAGAAAGGGATTCACGTTTTCATGGGAAGGCAAAGTTAAGTCGGAGCTTTCCTCAGTTGAACTTCAACACAAGGCTTTGGAGTGGAGGACTTGATGTTTCTTGTGGATACAAATGTTTTCTTGGAGATCCTTCTTGGTCAAAAGAAGAAAGAGGAGGCAAAGAAATTTCTTTCTGAGAATATTGATAGACTTTATATGACAGATTTTTCTCTGCACTCAATTGGAGTGATACTTTTCAAATTAAGAAAACCAGAGGTTTTTGAAGAATTCATAGAAGATGTTCTTCCAAATGTGGAGATTCTCTCTTTACCAGTAGAGGGCTATCCAGAACTCATTAGGATACATAAGACCCTCAATCTTGATTTCGACGATGCCTACCAGTGTGCTGTTGCAAACGTTTTTGATCTTACAGTAGTCACTATGGACACGGATTTCACAAAAGCTTTGAATTATGTAAAAATCCTCTTTTTGTGATAGCAATGATAATCATCTTAGCGGGTGGAAAGTCTACCAGAATGGGATAAAGAAAAACCAGTATTGAAAATAGCAGATAAACAATGAGAGCTCAAAGATAGATGAAACCCTTGTTGCTCTCTCGAAGAACACACCAAAAACCAGGGAACTACGCCTCCGGGAGAGGATTCCCTTCGTCAACACGCTATATTGAAGACGTTCAGTGGCTCTTGAAGGAGTTTGAGCCATTTGTAAGAGTCTCAGCAGATCTGCCTTTCGTAAAGGCGCGTGATATTGCCCTTATAAGGAGCGAGCTTGAAAAGAAAAAACCAGCATCACTGGAGGTTTGCCTTTAAACATCGTGTCAAAAGACCTTGGAGTTGCAACTTACAGAGGATACGCAATTGTAGGAATTAATGGAGTTTTCTATGAGGGAGAAGAATTCGTTGAGCTAAGAAATCCTCTTTTGGCTTTAAACGTGAACACACCAGAGGAGTTGAAGCTTGCCGAGAGGATAGCGAGGCTCGTTGATGGGAGGAGAAAATTATCAAGTGAATTTAATCCTAAAATTAATGCGATAGTGTTATAACTTAAAAAACACATTCTAACAACGGTAATAGGAGGGCAGAAATTGCCCGTTTGGATGTGTTCCCCATTAGGAAAGTCTTTTCTCGGGAGGAAGAGTTCAGCAATTGGCTTGTTGAGAACATTGAAATTCTTGAAGAGAAAATAGGAGTAGAACTCGAAGACATTGAAAGGGAATACCAGATTGGATGTTATTTTGCGGACATAGTCGCAAGAGATGCAAACAGGGGAGATGTCGTGATTATTGAAAACCAATTTGAAAAAACAAACCATGATCACCTTGGTAAATTCTTACTTATGCATCGGGCTTGGATGCAAAGGTTATAGTGTGGATAGCCGAAAATTTCTCAGAAGAGCATAAACAGGCGCTAAACTGGCTCAACGAGAATACTGGTCAAGATATTGGGTTCTTTGGGCTTGAAGTGAAGGCGGTAAAGATCGAAAATTCGCCATATGCAGTTAACTTTGATGTTGTTGTAATGCCCAACCAGTGGAGAAAAATTAGTAAGAGCGCCGTTAGCAGATTAGGGCCAAGACAAGAAGCTTACTTGGATATCTGGAGAAGAGTTTTGGATAAATACGGTAGAAATCTTAGACCACGACCAGAACATAAACTCGTGTTTGGAAGTGGAGTTTTCGATGTTGCGTATGAATAGCGCATATGGGATTACAAATTTGCAGTTAGCTTAGCATCTATATCGGAAAGCCGTCTCCAGAAGAAAACAAACGAATACAAAGGTGTCTCCAGCAACATATTAAAGAAATAGCTGAAGCAATGGGGGGGATATCTCCAGAAGACATCAAATGGGAAGAACCTTATGGAACTACAAGAGGGTCAAAAAGATTAAGTGTTTACTATTCTTTCGAAAAGTCCATCTTTGAGATGACAGAAGAAGAACGAGAGAGTCTTGCAGAGAGAATGGCATCAGAGATGAAAAAGCTGGAAAAAGCCACAAAGAAAACCCTCCATCGGTGCCGTTCTCCTCAAAAGCCCTCATCTGGAGCTCATTAAGGCTCCCGAACTTCTCCTCTATAGCCCTTTTTAAAGTGGATGTATGATAAAAGGAGCAAAAGAGGGTTTAAAAAATCACTCGGCCATCAAGGTTATATAACTCCCTTAGTTTTTATGCATTAGGGAACTATCGGTCTAGTTAGCTGTTCGTTAGCAGTTCAGTGTTACATTTGGCCGTAACTTTCACTCCTCCCAAATATAAGTGGTGATACCACATGAAAATTATTAATGTGAGGGCCAAAAGCATCTACACAAAAAGCAAAATTCCTGGGGTCGATTGGGTGGTAAATCAATACGTAGGTTGCCAATTTGCATGCAAATACTGCTACGCAAAGTTTATCTGCAAGTGGAAACCCTATGGAGAGTGGGGAGGCTGGGTTGAGATAAAGGTAAATGCTCCTGAGCTTGCAAGGAAGAGAGTTTATGGAGAGGTTTTCATGTCCAGCATTTCTGATCCATATCAGCCAATAGAGAAGGAGCTAAAACTCACGAGAAGAACGCTCGAAGCAATGAATAAGAGGAACAAGCTCAGCGTCCTAACGAAGTCTCCTCTAGTCATTAGAGATATAGATGTTTTCAAGATGTTTGAGAAGATAGAGGTCGGGCTAACAATAAACAGCTTTGAGGGGAGGGAAAAACGTCTAATAGAGCCATTTGCTCCGGTCCAAAGGGCAAGAGTAAACGCCCTAAAAACGCTAAAAGACGAGGGAATAAAGAATTATGCATTCGTAAGCCCAATAATCCCAGGGATCACGGACGTTGAAGAAATAATTAGGGAAACAAGGAGCTTTACTGACTACTACTTCTTTGAGATATTAAACCTAAAGGCGGCTGGCAGGGAGTTTAAGGAATTACTGATGGAGAATTTCCCCGAGAGCTACAAAATAATGGTCGATGAGGATAAATTCTGGCGCTTTATCAAAGATCTAATAGACCTCATAAAGCGCTCAAACATAAAGGCAGAGGGGGTAGAAGTTCACAGGAGAGGCTGGGAGTTCATTGAGGTGAGGTGAATGAAAATTGCAAGGGTTAATGGGCTGTGGATTACTATTCCAAACGTTAGGTACTCCTTTTTCAACACTCCATACATAGGGCATAGGATTGGAACAGCTGTTGATGTCTATTTTGAAGACAGGGCCCTTTTCCCATTTGAGGAGGGGAAGCTCATCGAGGTGAGAAAAATTAGAACTCCGAGATATATCCCAGTTGATCACGACTACCTTATGGTTTTTAAGTTGGGTGAATTCTGCCTAAAGGTTCTCCACGTTGATCCTAGCGTTAAGATTGGCGAGAAAGTTTTCCTAGGGGATGAAATTGGAAAGTTAAGGCTTTCAGGCTTTTTCTCTCCTTGGAGCGACAAGCATGCCCACTTTGAGGTTAGAGATTGCAACGATAGGTATAGAGCCAGGGGAGCTTTTCCTCTATTTCCAGAGGTTAAGCCTCTTGTTCCAATTGTTAAAGGAAATACATTTGAAGTGGTGGAGAGGAAAGGGCATTATCTCTGGCTTAAGCCCCTTGAAACGAAGGGAAAAGGAATGACTCCGCTGGGAAATATAGAGGGAGGTCTTCCTCACTACCGCTATGGGGCAATTTTCTCTGGAAGAGAAGGGAAGCTGTTTGGAATTGATGTAAAAGCTCAAGAGATACTCGAAAATGGAGTTGGAATATTTAAACCTAACTTTGAAGTACTTGCCAACGGTGTTAAAGTTAGAGGGATTGGGGTTTACTGCAACGAAGAGAGAGTTAAGCTGATTGGTGGAAATTTTGAGGTGGGGGATATAATAAAAATAGAGATCAAAGCTCGCTTGGGAACTTAATTGCATCAAATGGACAGAGCTGGTTGCACACTCCACACCCTGTACATATCAAGGGGTCAATCCTGACCTTCTTCTTTTCTGGCTCATAAACAAGCGCTGGACATCCAGTTAAAAGTATACAGGCCTTACATCCAGTACACCTGTCCTCCACAACCACTGGTATTTCTCCGATCTCCCCTCTTCTTATGACTGGTATCACACATTCCCTCTTCGCTATAATAACTGCAGGTCCTTTAACCTTCATAGCCTCCTTTATTGCCTCTTTTGTCTCCTTTAGATTGTATGGATCGACAGTTTTAACGTACTTAACCCCTATTCCTCTAACTACAGACTCTATGTCTATCTCCCTGAACTTCCTTCCAGTTTCACTTCCTCCAGTCCCAGGGTGCGGCTGATGACCTGTCATAGCAGTTGTTCTGTTGTCTAGGATTATCACCAGGACGTCTAAGTCCTTGTACACTGCATCAATTAATGGTTGGATTCCATTGTGGAAGAACGTTGAATCCCCTATTGTGGCAACTATCTTCTTACCCATAGCTACGCTTTGTCCGTTGGCCAAGCTTATACTAGCCCCCATAACGAATTCTGTCCATATTGCCTCTAGGGGTGGGAGCAGGGATAGCGCATAACAGCCAATGTCTCCATGAATTGGGATATCGAACTTTCCATATCCTAATTCTCTTAGGGCATCTAGAAGGGCCCTATAAGTCCCCCTGTGGGGACAGCCTGGGCACATTACTGGAGGCCTCTTTGGAGCCAAAGCTTTTGCCTCTTCCACTTCCTTGGGCAACTTGACCTCTTCCCTTTCCTTTCCCAAAAGCTTTAGAATAGCGTTTCTGACGAGTCTTGGCGTTAGCTCTCCCTCCAACGGTAGATGTCCGGTTCTCTTTCCATATATTGGAACGTTGAGGCCTTCTTCATATGCAACTACCTTGATCTCCTCCTCCAAGAAAGGTGCTCCTTCCTCAACGACTAAGGCAACGTCAACGCTCCTAAGGAACTCAACAACGAGCTTCCTGGGAAGTGGGTGAGGAGTTGATAACTTTAGTATCTTGAAATCTTCTTCTATCTGAGGAACTACCTCCTTAACGTAGTTATATGGAGCTCCCTCGACTATTATTCCAACTCTTCCCTCTCCCTCAATCCAGTTGAACCTCAATGTGTTGAACTCCTCCTCTATTCTCTTCAAAGTCTCGTTGAGCCACTTGTGTCTCTTCCTATTCCCCTCCATGCTTGCTCTAACGTACCTCTCTATGTCCTTCTTGAACTTCGGTTCTCTCTTAAGCTCCTTAAACTCACCAACTTCAACGTCTGCCGTGGTGTGGTTAACCCTAGTGGTTGTTCTAAATATTATTGGAACCTTGTACTTCTCGCTGAGTTCGTAAGCGTATATTATTAAATCATGAGCCTCCTGGGGATCATAAGGCTCAAGAACTGGTAGTAAGGCAAGCTTTCCATAGTATCTGTCATCTTGCTCTGTTTGACTTGTATGGGGCCCAGGATCGTCGGCAACTAGAATTACAAGCCCTCCCTCAACTCCTGAATATGCCAAGCTCATCAGGGGATCTGCCGCAACGTTTAGTCCAACACACTTCATGGTAACTAGACTCCTCAGTCCAGCGTAAGACACTCCAGCGGCCTCTTCTAAAGCAACCTTCTCATTTGGAGCCCACTCCGCAAAAACTTCTGGCTTCAATCTCGCTATAGTCTCTATAACCTCCGTAGAAGGAGTCCCAGGATAACCAGTAGCAAAAGAAACTCCAGCCTCCAAAGCTCCGTAAGCTATGGCTTCATTACCCATAAGCAACTTCTTCACGTTTAACCACCAGTCTACTCTATTCACGAAAGTTAAAAATTTCATGGGTGTAAAACATATAGGTGATTGCATGAAGGCCCTCATAAATGGAACAATATACACATCCTTTTCCCCAGTGAAGAAGGTTTCTGGATTAGTTATTTCAAACGAAAGAGTCCTTTATGCAGGGGACTCATCAACTGCTCTCAGAATTGCGGAATTGGCTGGAGGAGAAATAATAGACTTGAAGGGAAAGTTCGTCATGCCAGCATTCTTTGATTCTCATCTCCATTTGGACGAGCTTGGAATGAGCTTGGAAATGGTAGATTTAAGGGGAGTTAAGTCAATGGAAGAGTTAGTTGAAAGGGTGAAGAAGGGAAGAGGAAGAATAATATTTGGGTTTGGCTGGGATCAAGATGAGCTTGGAAGATGGCCAACGAGAGAAGACCTAGATGTTATAGACAGGCCCGTATTTCTCTACAGAAGGTGCTTTCATGTGGCGGTTATGAACTCAAAGATGATTGACCTCTTGAACTTGAAGCCATCCAAAGATTTTGACGAATCAACTGGAATAGTTAGGGAGAGGGCCCTAGAAGAGAGTAGGAAGATAATAAACGAGAAAATACTGACTGTTAAGGATTACAAGCACTACATAGAGAGCGCTCAGGAGCACCTTCTTAGCTTGGGTGTTCACTCTGTAGGGTTCATGAGCGTGGGAGAAAAGGCTCTAAAGGCGCTCTTTGAGCTCGAGAGGGAAGGAAGACTAAAGATGAACGTTTTTGCGTACCTAAGCCCCGAGTTGCTGGATAAGCTTGAGGAGCTGAACCTGGGAAAATTCGAGGGAAGAAGGCTGAGAATATGGGGAGTTAAGCTCTTCGTTGATGGCAGTTTAGGTGCTAGAACAGCATTGCTGAGTGAACCTTACACTGATAATCCAACAACTTCTGGAGAGCTCGTAATGAATAAAGATGAAATAGTTGAGGTCATCGAGAGGGCTAAGCCTTTAGGGTTGGACGTTGCAGTCCATGCTATAGGAGATAAAGCCGTTGATGTGGCACTGGATGCCTTTGAAGAGGCAGAATTTTCAGGAAGGATCGAACATGCTTCCTTAGTTAGGGATGATCAGTTGGAGAGGATAAAGGAGCTAAAAGTCAGGATTTCAGCTCAGCCTCACTTCATAGTGAGCGACTGGTGGATAGTAAACAGGGTAGGGGAAGAGAGGGCAAAGTGGGCTTACAGACTGAAGACCCTCTCTAGCATTACCAAGCTTGGGTTTAGCACAGACTCTCCAATAGAACCGGCTGATCCATGGGTAAGCATTGATGCGGCAGTGAATAGGTACGTTGTTGACCCAGGAGAAAGGGTTAGCAGAGAGGAGGCCCTGCATCTCTACACTCATGGTTCTGCCCAAGTTACCTTAGCTGAAGATTTAGGGAAGCTGGAGAGAGGGTTTAGGGCAGAATACATAATCTTAGACAGAGATCCCCTTAAAGAAAATTAAGCTGTGCCTCCATCTCGTCCCAACTTTAAACTTTATGTCCTTCACAGAATATCCAAGCTTGATTCCCCTCTCTTTTATGACATTGAGCAGTTTTTCCTTATCTGGGAGATACAGGGCAACTTTTCCACCTGGGTTTAGATGATCAAAAGCTTCTTCAAGTAGCTTCACTGAGAATTCTTCCCCATATTTTCCTCCACCAATTGCCTCCCTTTCGGTCAAAACTCTTCCCAGGGGCTTATCATAGTAGGGAGGTGCCGAAAATATAACGTCAAAAGTTCCTTCAACAACTCCTTTGATTATCCCTCCATTGCTCTTTACAAGCCTTACATTGGAATTGTTTCTCTCTATATTCCTCCTAGCATATTCAAAGAACTCTTCATCAACTTCAGTAGCAGTGACCTTGCAGTTGAAGAATTTTTCGGCCATAAGGGCCATCATTGCAGTGTGTCCAGTCCCTATTTCGAGAGCAACTTCTCCTCCCCTTAGGAATGTTTTTAGGAATATGTACCGAGAAATTGGGGTTGTAACTAAGCCTTTTGGGTGATATTCTATATCCAAACCAAAGAGAGCTTTTGCTATCGCCTTGTTGTAGAGTATCCTGGCCTGCCTATTTGAGAAGTCAAGTTTTCCATTAATTACATAATTATTTAATTCTGGAATTATTTTGACAGCTTCAGGTATGGGAAGGCCCAACTTTCCATCCTTCCAGACTACCATACACTGAGGAATTGGGATAGATCGATTTAAACTTTAGGAAAAGAAATTAATTAGGGTTTAAGGTTCTCAGGGATAGTTATCCGATAGCAGGGTGGAGCAGGCATCGAATATCTCTTTTCTCTAACCCTGTAAACTATGAGTGGCTTAATAACGTACAAATCATTTGGCTTGGATATGTTCGTTAGAGTTACCGTGAAGTTAACTATTCCTTTGGGAGGTATTTCCCGTGGCCCAGAGTCAATAATCTTAATTCCTGGAACTCTAAAACTCACGTTCACTATATCTACGGTCTCATTGAAGGGATTTGAAATTGTATACATAAGTCTTGGAACTCCTGGGGTTGGACCAACAACAGCCTCGACATAAGCTGGAATGTCTAATGTTTTTCCTTCTGAAGGCTCCAAGATGTCGAACTCAATTGTTCCGAGAGGAGCTTTCTTTGTGGCGTTGTTCCTCCAAATTATTACATAGGCTTTATCCATAACGCAGTGGCCAGGCTCTTTGAGCCTTAATGTTACTATGATGTCAAACACCGTTGCTCCTGGATAGCTGAATTTGCTAACTCCTATATCTTTAAAATCAAGGCAGGAAGGGAGATTTCTGACTCCAATAGTCCCTCTAAAATCTTGATCCCCTGGAGTTATCAGGTATGCGTGGAGGGCAACAACTTCATCAACGTACCCAGCTACATAGCCCCGATAAGTAGAGATGAAATATTCCTTGGCAATAACTTTCTGGGGTTCGGGACTTTCAAGAGCTTTATAGGCCATGAAAATAAAAAGGAATAGTAGAATTCCAAATCCAATCATGTTTTTCTTCATGAGTGCTCCCCTATCTTCTATAGATGCTTTTTATTGATCATCTACTATCACTGAGTATATTATGTCCATATTATACCTTGTAAATTTTATAAATTTTACTATTAATATGAAGTGATAATAACGCGTGTGCTACAGAATAGTTTTTTTATCTTATTGATAATTTTTAAACAAACTGTCTATCTAATCTTTAGTATTTTGCGGTGAAGGTACAAAGTTTAAATAAAAATAAAAGCCATAAGCTTAAATACCCACTGCCCTCTTCCACTTTCGATGTATGAGCTGACGGAAGACTTCAAGCTTAGAAAGATTACGAAGTATGAACTCGATGGAGTTGATGAGAGAGAGGATTTACTTGTTATTCCTCCCTCCTCTAAGGCAGGTCCGTGTGGGAATGGCTGTTTGTTCTGCTATCTTCTTCAAAATCC contains:
- a CDS encoding methyltransferase domain-containing protein, translating into MVVWKDGKLGLPIPEAVKIIPELNNYVINGKLDFSNRQARILYNKAIAKALFGLDIEYHPKGLVTTPISRYIFLKTFLRGGEVALEIGTGHTAMMALMAEKFFNCKVTATEVDEEFFEYARRNIERNNSNVRLVKSNGGIIKGVVEGTFDVIFSAPPYYDKPLGRVLTEREAIGGGKYGEEFSVKLLEEAFDHLNPGGKVALYLPDKEKLLNVIKERGIKLGYSVKDIKFKVGTRWRHSLIFFKGISV